The following nucleotide sequence is from Anopheles stephensi strain Indian chromosome 3, UCI_ANSTEP_V1.0, whole genome shotgun sequence.
ATTAATCGGAGAATACCAGCGGAGAATTGTTCATGAAATTGGTAAGCAATCGGTAAGCAATTCCAACTCGCAAGCTCCAGCAACAATGTACAGCTCTTACAAACTAACAACGCTCTCCCCGTCCGTGAGTAAAATCGACTGGTGGCTGCTGAACGTACTTCGACAGATTACTGAATCGTGCAGCGGTTAAACAGTTGTCAAGTTTTCGATGCGATCGGTTGCGTTTCGCCCGGTTCGGCCGGTGCATCGCCGGCTGTCGCTTCCGTAGCACTATCGTTCGAACCGACCTCATCACTGTCCGGGATAGCGTCCAcgtttttgatgaatttcccaCTGGCAAACCCGACCAGCCCACCGCCGAGTGCGGCCAATCCGCCAGCCTTCAGCCCTACCACTAACCCGATTGGACCACCAATACACGAGCCAAGGAATGCTCCGGCCAACGGGTAAACCGCTTTCTTGTACGCGAGCGCACGCTGTAGCGCCGTTACACCTGCCTCCACCTGGATCTGCGCCACATCGACGTTCTCCTCGACCTTGGTAACTGTTTCGCCCTGCTCGTGCACCAAATCGTGCACCTTTTGGTACAGCTCCTGGATGTCCTCCATTTCGTGCTGTAAATGTTCCATCTGCCGTAGGCATTCTTCTCTTTGGCGTAGCTCGTGCTCCTCCATGTTGTACGAGCTGGTAATCTGTGGAACGTACGCCAACCGACCACCGGTGGGATACTGGGCATTGTTATCACCGGACCGTTCTTCCTCATCGTACTGGCGCTGCTGATAGTCCCGTGCGGACTGGGCACGTAACGTTTGCTGCATTGCTGTTGGGAATCAATTAGAAGGAAAAGGGTAAGAAATGAGACCTAAAAAAATGCCAAACTCGCCTCACTCACCCATGTACTCCGCCATGCTGCTAAACGCATCCTTCTTGGTCGACTCAATACCCTCATCGAAACGGTCATAATCGGTCGGTCGCAACCGCTGGCGCACTTTATCTATTTCCACCAGCATAAACCGTATCTGCTTTACGATACGCGTCGCGTTCAGCTGTTCCCGTTTGACCTTCTCCCAATCGTTCAGCGAGCCAGCCTTTTCGATGTTGCATTTATGGTTTTGCAGCACCGTCAGGTACTGGGGGATCGTCTGGTTGAACTTGTCGATCGATATTTGCGCCAGCTTTAATGGGATTTTCTCGTCCACTTCGTTCGATTCCATTGCTTCTCTGCAGGGGGTTGAGTGAGTGTTACGGAAATGGAttcttcttttccgtttttcacAATACGGAACTGTTGCGTTGTTGCGGATCACCTACTGACACGATTCTGGCAAGCAAAATTGCTCGCAGCGTACGCAGCGCACAACAAACACAGGACAGACGGTAATCAAAACAACGAAATAACGTCAAATCTTATCAAAATCGAAAGTGGAAACAAAGAACGCAAATCGATCCGTGATTAgattctacacacacacatcgcctTTCCCTGCAGCCCTATTTTTCGAAGGCTGATTCATGTATAGgggtttgttattgtttttcttgcccTTCGTCGGGTCCCTATTGACGGTTGTTTTCTTTACGTTGAGCGATGTGTCTGTGCTGAGTTTAGTTTGTACTAGGGAACAGGCGCCATTAACCTTTATGTTTGTATGGGCGTGTTTTGGATCATGAATCACGTTGTTTTAAGTAAtttcaacgatttttttcaGTGATTTAGTCACTCTTGTTTACCAGTGCTCGCCATAGCCTAGATTTCAGTTGAGTATTAAGAATATCACGGAATGGAAGGCCGTATGAGAAAAATCGCAACATCCACAGCCAGAAAAAAAGTTGATTAATTATTTTGACCTAGATTAAGAGGATCTGAATCTTCTGAGGATGTAAATTCAAAGAACAGTTATTCAGTTTCTTTGATAGAGTTTTTTTGCAAATATAGATTAATCATTAAGATGATTAAATTGGATAAACGTCTTGCTGTATATTACAAAAATTATATACAAAATTCCTCTACACACCACCACTTAACTCATCCTAGGGTATTTTAACTAGTCTTTTAAAAACTAAACTAGTTAAATTCCATGTTCGTCAATCCAACCGTCATTTTCGAAGCCGAATTCAAAAACGTTCGAATTTTGGATCACATCCAAACCCGTTTACAACCCACCGAGGGTTCACTTCTTCCCAGCACCGCGCGTACCTTTGCGttctgtgtggctgtgtgcgtacgtgtgtgagtgttcttCGCGTCATCGAGCATCGGTGACGATAGGTAAACAATCGGCAGCATAAATATTCTTCGCCACACGGTGAAAAAATCACGTCCCATCCTTGCAACCACTATTGCGCAGCAGGTAGATAAACTCCCGCACTAAATCCGGGCCGCGAAAGGCGTACTGCAAgcgaaaaaaggcaaacaacaaccaccatcatGGAAGGAGATGCGCGCTTTGTGGTGGATCGGTCGAGCGATCTCGAGGAGCTAGCACCCGGTTTTCAGAAAGCGTACACGTTCAGCCTGCCGACGGTAACGCGCCAGATGCTGTGGGACTACATGCTGCACCTGATGAAGGTGGTGTCCGGCAACGATAGCCACCTGAAGGCACTGTAAGTAGGACGGGTTTGGATGCCGTGCGTACGCGGGCTGTGGGCCCGTACGGCTGTGTCGCAGTGTCTTGGCGCGGTCAACGGATCCTAGTGTCGTTTCGCGGAACGTCAATCTGAATGTGGCAGATATGTCTGTCATTTTCGGGTGACCGTCAAATTGAACGTCGTTGACTCGCGATGCTGATCGACaaacagccagcagcagcccgTTCAAAACAACTCACACTGGCACCAGCAGATGATGGACCGAATCCGATTTGGTGAAGCTAATTTGCGTTTTTCCCTCGTTCCACGCCTGTACTTGCAGCCAATCGTGTGCGGATAACAATCCCGAGTATGGTGACGATTCCGTCGGATGCGTACAGCTGCGGCGGGAAGATTCGTACTGCACGGTGAGGGGCCAGATACATTCGATCGGGCCGTGTGACGATGGAGAAAACATGGAAATCAAAATCTACACCCTGACGGTCACGATAGACGAGGTGCACCATAAGGTGGAATCGGTCGCGTGCGATGATTGTGCGGAGCTTGGCTTCTGCCAGCACACGATAAGCTTTCTGCTGTGGCTGCACACGCGTGACCAGCCCGGCACCCATCAGGATGTGGAGTGTTTCTTCCACACACCGCTCGCGACCGAGCTGGAGCAGCTGCCGGGCAAACCGACGCTCAACAagaccaaaaccaaaaactttATCCGCGAGGTGGTGCACGGACTGCAGACGGAGGATATCGACTGTCCGCTGCGGTGGAACTTTTCGTCCGCGAACAAAAAGTTTGCCAACCTGTCGATTCACGAGCTGATCATCTGCGGCGTCAAGAACCGGTACACGGTGGCCCAGTTCTTCGAGCACGCGCAGGCGGTCGTGGCGTCGGCATCGGGTGTGCTGGCTGATAAGGTGAAATTTCAGCCCCGATTCCATCCCTGGTTTCAGGAGCTACGGTACGGCCGTATTACCGGTGCGAAGGTGTTCGAATGCATCCAGCCAGCCGTTTCGGCCGAACTGCTGCACGAGAAGATACTGGGCTGCAACAAGGAGATCGACATGCAGATGCAGCGCAAGAAGTTGGCCATCCGGCAGCGGTTGGAAAAGTACACGAAGCGAACGTACGAAAGTCCGCGCATAACGATGAACGCCTCGTTTCCGATCATTTTCGACGTGCCGGACGGTATCTGCCCACAGCACGTGGTGGAGATCAAGTGTCCGCGGTCGCACGAAAACATGAAAAAGTACGTGACGAGCGATGGCAGCCTGCAGGAGAAGTACTACCTGGAGATGCAGGTACACATGCTGATGTACGGGGCCACGTCCGGCGTGGTGTGTGTGGCCGATCCGAACTTTGAGACGAACAACGAACTGTTTATGCACTCGTTCAATCTCAACAAACCGTTCGTGGTGAAGAAGCTGCAGAAAGCGCTCGAATACTGGGAGACCAACGTGTTCCCGGAGCTGATGGCCAGCTGGTCGGAGTAGGCGGGTGAAGAACGGGATTCAGGATTCGATTGAAAAACTAGGAGATTCTAGAAAACGATAACCAACCGGCCacagcagcaagcagaaagcagcaacaaatggagaaaaaaaaacagaaatagtCGACAGGAAGCATTGGTTCGATTGTTTTGGTAGTAGTCTATTTTTAATCTTCCTTCTTTGACAAAAACATTACAcataaaagaaacacacacacacacacaactcgctcaaacacacgcacgcgtacatacatacacacacacaggcaatAGCATTTTAAGGACAATAAATGTAAGACTTTCATTCTATTGAACATAGCACACTCGGTACGGTTAACTTAGGTAGAGGTGGCAGCATTCGAAGCGATTGTTTGGGAAGGTGATCCCCCTGGTCTCCTATATAACCTCCTTCGGCCCGTCCAGCTGGCAGGTCAGTGCACCCGATTGCCGTAGTCCACCGAGGGAAATAATCGTTGGCTCTGTTGTAGAAGAACAAGCGAATAGGAAAGCGATCAGTTGATGTTAACGATTTTCATGCGATAACCCTGTGTCCTAGCGATGGTCCTAACTGTCCATCGCCTTTTTTGTCATGTCAGCAATGTGCAGAAAAAGAAGGTTGCGTAATCTGATAATTTGCAGCAGTTTTGGTTCACTGTAGTCCAGAAACTACGTTTGCAGATAGCTTAGCTTCTAATTTCCGATGATGCTGATTGATAACAGAGGACTTGGAGGCTAGAGAAGAATCTGATGTGAAGTTCTAGAAGATCCTGGACAAGCTCGTCTTGTTATATATAATTCCCAACCGCAGCCATCAGCAGATTTAGAGGCTGATGACTCTCAACAGTGGCCGAGTCTCCAAAAATTGGAAAGTCCTTAATTCTTGATGGATCAATCGAGTCGAATTGTTTAAAGAAAAGTTGTGGATGCTATCCACACGTCCTTACCAATCGTGCCACCTGCGATTTTAGCACCGAAACAGCTTCCATCGTGTACTGGACCTTCTTGTTAAGCTCTTGCCGATCGTCTCGAGATGCCACCATCTGCAACAAATAAGATCTTACTATAACAAGAGCTTCGAGCAAAAAAGGATCCTTTGCTCACCTGTTCCAGCTTCCTTAACCGAATGTCCAGACTGTCGTAATCAACGTCCAGGTCGTTCTCCATATCTCGCGCTTCCGTCGCGAGGTCGTTCGCTTCATCTGCAACGCAGGTGAACGATTCAAAAGCAGCTCATCGATTTGATTCCCCCAAAAGTGTCACAACTTACCGATCTTTTTGCAACTTTGGCGATCGCTCTGCAGCATAAAGCCTTCGCGGCACGTGCAATAGTACGAGCCCTCGGTATTGTAGCACGTCTGATCACAGGGCTTATGTTCCTTACACTCGTTCACATCCATCTCACAGTACTTGCCGGTAAATCCCGTCGGGCAGGTACAACGATCTGGCGCAGTGCATTGGCCACCATTCCGGCACGGAGTTTGACAGACCGCTAGAAGAAAGAGGAATAGTAGATGTTAAACGCGATTGAAGCTGCATCAAGATTACAGGAAGCTACTTACGCTTAAAACACCCATCGGCGACGGTGGTCGTTGTGTCCCAGCCACGGCAACACGTTTCCCGCTTCGCTACCGGGTACGTCCTGTTTGAAGTTCGAAAGTACAAGATCaaccatgtgtgtttgtttactaAGGCTATCGCCACGTGCGCCTTACCGCAGACCAGAACAGTTGGCCGGATCCGTGCAGGGTGCATTGGGGTACGTCTTTACCACCGACTTCCGATAGATGTACACGGTGCACACGTTTCTGTTTCTGTGGAAGGAAcggaggaaaaaataaataaataaatcaacacCCATCCTCTTGTTGGTGAAAACGGCACGTTCCTCTACTGCGGGCGAGACAGACGACAGACACGCAACACAAACCAACCGGCCAGACAAAGGAAGCGGAGGTTGGAAGAATTGTGGGAAAAAGTGGTGCCATCACACTTATCGCGACGGGAATGCCGAGTAGGATTGTTGCCACTAAAGTGGCCTCCCCGACCCCCCGCGAGCGGGTGAGACATGATGCACTTCCCGGTACGGGCTAATAACTCTTCAAGGCCACGAACTGGCTTCCCCAGTTCTAATGGCTGTTCTCGCTTTGCAGCTTGCCCCATTAAGCTGGCTGGCAGGTTATGGACGCACGCATTTGCATGGGAACCGATTCGCTTTCGCGAATGGTCGATACAAAATGTCTCTTTTGATTATCTTTGTACCGTAGAATATAAGTCGGAAGGGTTTTAAAACCAAAATGTAAGGTTAGCTACACGATTAGACTCTTTCCGTGTGTTGTAGAGTGATACAAGATCGATCATGCTCGATcgtacactcacacacagcatATCACAGTACGTGGCAGGTCACAGTCCCAACCGTGGCGATCGGTACTACTGGTTGCTAAAATTGGTTTGCTAATTTtaggaaataaataattccCAACCACCATCTCGATTCTCCCCCCCCTCACCCCTCACCCTTAAAGATCGCATTTAAACGGTCACTTCCTGTGCGGTACTGTGCCGTCCTTAAGCGAGATGTGTCAATATATTTACAAGTGACACCTACTCTCACACGATCACACGAGCGGTGTGAGATAAGACGATCGGTGATGATCACCTCTCCCTTGTACACACGCGCAGCTTCTCTCGATCCGATACCGTGGGCCCGTAATCACTGTGATAGATCGGCATCCACACGTGTGAGCATATCATCCGTGTCTCATCTCATGCCTCGATCGAGTGAGAAGCGGAGTGTGAGCGTGAGGATGGATTACGGTTCGTCTCACTACGCGAGCTCTCATCATGGcggacgaagaaaaaaaacaagaaaaccccCCACTTGGTGGATGCTTGTTTTTCCTATCCTCATTTTCCGGCCAAATTAACATCCCATCAATGGGATCCTCCCAAATAATGTGATCTTTCACTCGTATAGCCGTAGCTCgcgctcgctctcgctctctgctgCTCTCCCACCCGATCGTGAGGATAGCAGTTCTCACGCATTCCCAAGGATGCTCTAATTGGCCGAATGGCCAGTGGCAATCATCGTGCGCTTAGTTTTATCAAAATCGCCAATTAAATCGGTTCGACGGCGGAACCGTCGGTGGCGTTCGGTTttaactttctttttttttcctactgtacaaaaaaaagcgatttaatttatattaGTGTAGTGCAACATTCGTTCTTCTTTCTCTGATGGAAAAAGTGAGTGTGATTTTGGTTgggtttccttt
It contains:
- the LOC118512742 gene encoding syntaxin-17 translates to MESNEVDEKIPLKLAQISIDKFNQTIPQYLTVLQNHKCNIEKAGSLNDWEKVKREQLNATRIVKQIRFMLVEIDKVRQRLRPTDYDRFDEGIESTKKDAFSSMAEYMAMQQTLRAQSARDYQQRQYDEEERSGDNNAQYPTGGRLAYVPQITSSYNMEEHELRQREECLRQMEHLQHEMEDIQELYQKVHDLVHEQGETVTKVEENVDVAQIQVEAGVTALQRALAYKKAVYPLAGAFLGSCIGGPIGLVVGLKAGGLAALGGGLVGFASGKFIKNVDAIPDSDEVGSNDSATEATAGDAPAEPGETQPIASKT
- the LOC118512739 gene encoding uncharacterized protein LOC118512739, whose protein sequence is MEGDARFVVDRSSDLEELAPGFQKAYTFSLPTVTRQMLWDYMLHLMKVVSGNDSHLKALQSCADNNPEYGDDSVGCVQLRREDSYCTVRGQIHSIGPCDDGENMEIKIYTLTVTIDEVHHKVESVACDDCAELGFCQHTISFLLWLHTRDQPGTHQDVECFFHTPLATELEQLPGKPTLNKTKTKNFIREVVHGLQTEDIDCPLRWNFSSANKKFANLSIHELIICGVKNRYTVAQFFEHAQAVVASASGVLADKVKFQPRFHPWFQELRYGRITGAKVFECIQPAVSAELLHEKILGCNKEIDMQMQRKKLAIRQRLEKYTKRTYESPRITMNASFPIIFDVPDGICPQHVVEIKCPRSHENMKKYVTSDGSLQEKYYLEMQVHMLMYGATSGVVCVADPNFETNNELFMHSFNLNKPFVVKKLQKALEYWETNVFPELMASWSE
- the LOC118512740 gene encoding hemicentin-2, translating into MGRKLAHHLVLVGALLVLAVESFSQALQEADDYTGGSQPHHLRSQQQNAPHHHNQHHHRHRTEQARSRNQTSLNYSLVSGPGYGNGGSTDYRPPYQGTVQQHWAHGQQHGGGHRETPPQHRRHHRAQSHPQQQPGAHGWRRTSSSGTVPGARPVNRMLTRSGTSSLGASRHNNSTRNRNVCTVYIYRKSVVKTYPNAPCTDPANCSGLRTYPVAKRETCCRGWDTTTTVADGCFKPVCQTPCRNGGQCTAPDRCTCPTGFTGKYCEMDVNECKEHKPCDQTCYNTEGSYYCTCREGFMLQSDRQSCKKIDEANDLATEARDMENDLDVDYDSLDIRLRKLEQMVASRDDRQELNKKVQYTMEAVSVLKSQVARLSQRLFPSVDYGNRVH